AAAAATAACATGTTTAAAGACAAAAGGCACCCTTATATATATAGGCACTAGTCAAACCAAATGcaccaaaaaatagaaaatacttCAAACTGTTGTAGAATTGAATAGAATTTCTTCAATGTCACAagcttattttcttttactatttttttcatgtaaaataCCTATAAATCTTCTACCATTCATTTCAAACTGAATTAATGCAAATAAACACCTGAATAACCAGATAATAAGGGAGGGGGGAAATGACTTGGTATACCTGGGCTAATTGGATCCTCTAAGTTCTCAATCCTCTTGCAATTTTTTAAGGCAATGGAAGCATCATTATGTTGAGACTTCAGCATAACAACACCAGGGCATTCTAgcaacttaacatttttgtcCAAATGAACCTCTTGCATTGATCTTGTTAACCCCGGAGTAGAGCCAACATTGACAACATGAGAcctttttaaactattaataagACTACTCTTCCCCACATTGGGCAAGCCAATCAAACCCACGGTTATTGACTTCTTGATCTGTCAAGACAAGGAagcaaaacaacaacaaaatcaatGATCTAGAATTAAAGGACAAAagcagaaaaaacaaaacaattaatgGATAAGCAATAGACATTATAAAGACTAGAAAAACAACTACAACAGGGAAAATAGATAATCAATCAAATGACAAAACCCCCAAAAGGTAGCAACGATAAACCATGAAGATGCACAGTAAAGCATACTTTTCCAACTCAAAATCTTTACATTTAGCTTTGCTGTGTGATTGACCAAATGTTGGTACATTTATGCAAAAGCAAACAAATGAAAATGTTAGATCAGTGTCACCTAGATGACTAAAATAGAACATATGTCTGTGTGTTGGGTGTGCGTGCTTTTAGCTAGGTGCAAACTTCACTCTTTTGTGTAGATTTAAGTTAGACATAAACCGACATTTCTATTATTCtgattttaaaaagaaaatgtttggATAACAAAGTATTTTCAACAGATAAAATAGCAAAAACAAAACTAGGTAAGAAGAGAAACCCTATCTAGCAAGATTGATACTTATCTTACACTAGAAACGATGATTCAGAAAAATGCATCAACAATATAGAGAACATTAATGCCAACAATTCTGAAGTTCCATTTAGAGGTGATATCATTATGGGAACAAGTTGTCAAACTCGAGAGTCTATGTCAAGAGTATATGTAACAagtttacattattattattacaagtttactttaaataaaaaaattaaaatatctataaataatataatactttattgttatatgattctataaataactttttatacttttttaatgaaatattattattattattactattagattattatattatatttttaaatattttttatatttttctaatattactattcttttataattactttaattattctCTTATATAACTTGAATGGTCATATTGTATActagattttatattttatataagagaAAAGGTTGTTGGATTGAGGGCCAAAAGCTCATAAGAGAAGAAAGGACCCCTGAAACATCATCTCTCACGAAACTTCGCACCACTCTTCTCTTTCCCACCCCAGTTTGACGTGGACATAAATCTATACTGATATAATAATCAAAAACACTTTAAAACACCAACATTCATACACCCTCATTATCATCTATCTCTTTCTTCCTATCACATTACACCACCTATCATTCCTACACTTCTCTCACTAAGAACAATCAAAACCCAACTGTCCATGAATCACTTTCTACAAGAACAAGGTTTACACATTCATTTAACTTATCATGTaacataacaaatcataatcaataataaaaaaaaatgaatgcatGAAACGTGGAGTTTAATAAAGATAAAGCAATTACCCTCTCCTTGCGTTCAGCTTTCTTTTGCTCCAATTCTTCAATGGCCTTCGCTTTTCGAGCTTCAAGGGCTTTCAGTTCCTGTTCCTTGAAGGGCCAATCGTTGGGAATACCAGGATCCTTCTCAACCTTATTTTTCCCACTCAGCCTAAGCTTCTTCGCTTCCTTCGCTTTTTttctgttgtgctctttcaccttccgtatcaccttgtacttcttcttcaacgaaACCCTCTTACTCTTACTCTCTGCACCCCAAAAaattc
This region of Vigna unguiculata cultivar IT97K-499-35 chromosome 5, ASM411807v1, whole genome shotgun sequence genomic DNA includes:
- the LOC114184522 gene encoding guanine nucleotide-binding protein-like NSN1, with amino-acid sequence MVMKSKKSKSKRVSLKKKYKVIRKVKEHNRKKAKEAKKLRLSGKNKVEKDPGIPNDWPFKEQELKALEARKAKAIEELEQKKAERKERIKKSITVGLIGLPNVGKSSLINSLKRSHVVNVGSTPGLTRSMQEVHLDKNVKLLECPGVVMLKSQHNDASIALKNCKRIENLEDPISPV